One genomic region from uncultured Cohaesibacter sp. encodes:
- a CDS encoding GcrA family cell cycle regulator — protein sequence MSWTDERVELLKKLWAEGLSASQVASELGGVTRNAVIGKVHRLGLSGRAKTTTTAPRPRRPRNQTSRPARTSSASNAAPSVGAAALKVETQPQSAPQPKAVKNPEVDPVVVPISKRASILTLTENTCKWPIGDPGDADFHFCGHKSESGSPYCKYHSEIAYNTGADRRRSKRAS from the coding sequence ATGTCTTGGACTGACGAACGTGTTGAACTACTAAAAAAACTCTGGGCCGAAGGCCTGAGCGCCAGCCAAGTGGCGTCTGAACTTGGCGGTGTCACTCGCAATGCTGTTATCGGCAAGGTGCACAGACTGGGTCTTTCCGGTCGCGCCAAAACGACGACAACAGCACCTCGCCCGCGGCGCCCTCGCAACCAGACCAGTCGTCCCGCTCGGACAAGCAGTGCGTCAAACGCTGCGCCAAGCGTAGGAGCGGCGGCTCTCAAGGTTGAAACCCAGCCACAGTCGGCTCCTCAACCAAAAGCGGTCAAAAATCCGGAGGTGGATCCGGTCGTTGTGCCTATTTCCAAGCGCGCATCGATCCTTACTCTGACGGAAAATACCTGCAAATGGCCAATTGGCGACCCAGGTGACGCTGATTTCCACTTCTGTGGTCACAAATCCGAGTCAGGGTCTCCCTATTGCAAGTATCACTCCGAGATTGCTTACAATACGGGGGCAGATCGTCGGCGCTCAAAAAGGGCAAGCTAA
- a CDS encoding DUF1150 family protein, with protein sequence MNEEEMFEDELDDGLESIMLERRMAYVRQVSMEEVMDMFPEAPEIPQNQQLWALLDVQGQPIALAGSESAVKLSAMRHDIETVSLH encoded by the coding sequence ATGAATGAGGAAGAAATGTTCGAAGACGAGCTGGACGATGGTCTGGAATCCATCATGCTGGAACGTCGTATGGCCTATGTACGTCAGGTGAGCATGGAAGAAGTCATGGACATGTTCCCGGAAGCTCCAGAGATTCCGCAAAATCAGCAGCTTTGGGCTCTGCTTGACGTTCAGGGGCAGCCCATTGCCCTGGCCGGGTCTGAATCCGCAGTCAAGCTGAGCGCCATGCGCCATGATATTGAAACGGTGAGCCTGCACTGA
- a CDS encoding aspartate aminotransferase family protein, which translates to MTQSSLYATYARANLEFEKGEGAWLTTRDERRFLDFAAGIAVNSLGHAHPHLVKALKDQADKLWHVSNLYDIPGQHKLAERLCAATFADKVFFTNSGAEAVECAVKTARRYQYDKGAPDRFTILTFEGAFHGRTLATIAAGGQAKYLEGFGPKAPGFESLPALDIELVKQSINETTAGILLEPIQGEGGIREIEPSFLKALRNLCDETDILLILDEVQTGVGRTGHLFAHEEAGITPDIMAIAKGIGGGFPMGACLATEEVAGVMVPGTHGSTYGGNPLAMAVGNAVLDVVLEEGFLDNVAKTGLVLKQSLAGLKDAYPDFIEEIRGRGLLLGLKLKMPPTDLVAELRKEGLLTVGAGDNVLRLAPPLTIGQEEIDFALQALERALDTMRAAKADS; encoded by the coding sequence ATGACGCAATCTTCGCTGTATGCCACATATGCAAGAGCCAACCTCGAATTCGAAAAGGGAGAAGGCGCTTGGCTTACGACGCGAGATGAGCGACGCTTCCTTGATTTTGCTGCAGGAATCGCGGTGAACAGCCTCGGTCATGCCCATCCGCATCTTGTGAAAGCCCTGAAAGATCAGGCTGACAAGCTTTGGCATGTTTCAAACCTGTATGATATTCCCGGACAGCATAAGCTGGCCGAGCGTCTTTGCGCCGCTACCTTTGCTGACAAGGTCTTTTTCACAAATTCCGGTGCAGAAGCCGTGGAATGTGCGGTAAAAACTGCGCGTCGCTATCAGTATGACAAAGGCGCCCCGGATCGGTTTACGATCCTCACTTTTGAAGGGGCGTTTCACGGACGGACGCTGGCCACGATTGCCGCAGGCGGTCAGGCCAAATATCTCGAAGGCTTCGGGCCGAAGGCGCCGGGGTTTGAAAGTCTACCCGCTCTGGATATCGAATTGGTGAAACAATCGATCAACGAGACCACCGCTGGCATTCTGCTTGAGCCCATTCAGGGCGAGGGTGGCATTCGCGAAATCGAGCCATCATTCCTGAAAGCTCTAAGGAATTTGTGCGACGAAACCGACATCCTGTTAATTCTTGATGAAGTCCAGACTGGTGTTGGACGGACCGGCCATCTGTTTGCCCATGAAGAAGCAGGCATAACACCCGACATCATGGCCATTGCCAAGGGCATCGGCGGCGGCTTCCCTATGGGGGCCTGTCTGGCGACAGAAGAGGTTGCCGGCGTCATGGTTCCTGGAACACATGGTTCAACTTATGGTGGTAATCCTCTGGCCATGGCCGTGGGCAATGCCGTGCTTGATGTGGTGCTGGAAGAGGGTTTTCTGGACAATGTTGCAAAAACAGGCTTAGTTTTAAAGCAAAGCCTTGCAGGTTTGAAGGATGCCTATCCTGATTTTATTGAAGAGATTCGGGGGCGTGGATTGCTTCTTGGCCTCAAACTGAAAATGCCACCAACAGATCTGGTTGCCGAACTCCGCAAGGAAGGTCTTTTGACCGTGGGGGCTGGTGATAATGTCTTGCGGTTGGCTCCGCCTCTGACCATTGGTCAGGAAGAAATAGATTTTGCACTCCAGGCCTTGGAGCGGGCGCTCGATACCATGCGCGCTGCGAAGGCAGACAGTTAA
- the chrA gene encoding chromate efflux transporter, producing the protein MEEAKHETALQTGVDSVDRADTPTLGEASAVWWRIGLLSFGGPAAQIALMHRLIVDEKSWLSERQFLNALSFCMMLPGPEAMQLATYAGWRLHGVLGGLIAGLAFVLPGALVVLLLAGAYALFGQAPLAASLFMGIKAAVLIIVLEALLRVSKKALDGMAHWLIAALSFIGIFFFQAPFPLIILAAGLYGVWHGTRLGAEKKTGESDRPAAYSPEVQIGSGQRVSYLATLRTILIWLCIWLLPLMLLVWFVPVTILGTIGLFFSKLATVTFGGAYAVLAYMAQDAVSHYGWLSTTEMLDGLGLAETTPGPLILVTEFVGFLAAARSTGELSLWLGLAGAGVTLWATFAPCFLWVFAGAPYIEWISERPRLREALRAITAAVVGVILNLSVWFGLHVLFESVAKVKFGWLVIYQPEWTSFNPVLFILALLAGYLLHLRKWSIMPCLGVTGGLGCLWGLL; encoded by the coding sequence ATGGAAGAGGCAAAGCATGAGACGGCGCTGCAAACTGGCGTTGATAGCGTAGATAGGGCAGACACGCCCACGCTGGGGGAGGCATCAGCCGTCTGGTGGCGCATTGGACTTCTCTCTTTTGGAGGGCCTGCCGCCCAGATTGCCCTCATGCATCGCCTGATCGTCGATGAAAAGAGCTGGCTCTCGGAGCGCCAATTCCTCAATGCCCTGTCTTTTTGTATGATGTTGCCCGGCCCGGAGGCCATGCAATTGGCGACCTATGCGGGATGGCGCCTGCATGGGGTGCTTGGGGGCCTCATTGCCGGCCTTGCTTTTGTGCTTCCCGGTGCGTTGGTCGTGCTGTTGTTGGCAGGTGCTTATGCACTGTTTGGTCAAGCCCCCTTGGCTGCCTCCCTGTTCATGGGCATCAAGGCAGCGGTGCTGATCATCGTGCTGGAGGCCTTGTTGCGGGTCAGCAAAAAGGCGCTGGACGGGATGGCGCATTGGCTGATCGCAGCCTTGTCCTTTATTGGTATCTTCTTTTTCCAAGCACCGTTCCCGCTGATCATCCTTGCTGCCGGCCTCTATGGCGTCTGGCATGGGACGCGATTGGGGGCTGAGAAAAAGACGGGGGAAAGCGATCGTCCCGCCGCTTATTCTCCTGAAGTTCAAATTGGAAGTGGCCAGAGAGTTTCCTATTTAGCCACCCTGCGGACCATTCTCATCTGGCTCTGCATCTGGCTCTTGCCGCTGATGTTGCTCGTCTGGTTCGTGCCCGTGACAATTTTGGGCACAATCGGGCTGTTTTTCTCAAAGCTGGCAACGGTTACGTTTGGTGGTGCCTATGCGGTGCTCGCCTATATGGCGCAGGATGCCGTCAGTCATTATGGCTGGCTGAGCACCACAGAAATGCTCGATGGATTGGGGTTGGCTGAGACCACGCCGGGACCGCTCATTCTGGTCACGGAATTTGTCGGCTTTCTCGCAGCCGCGCGATCAACAGGCGAGCTTAGTTTATGGCTCGGGCTCGCCGGAGCCGGTGTTACCTTGTGGGCGACCTTTGCTCCGTGCTTTTTATGGGTATTTGCGGGCGCTCCCTATATCGAATGGATCAGCGAACGCCCTCGCTTGAGAGAAGCCTTGCGTGCGATCACTGCCGCAGTGGTGGGCGTCATTCTCAATCTTTCGGTCTGGTTCGGGCTTCATGTGCTGTTTGAAAGCGTTGCGAAAGTAAAATTCGGTTGGCTTGTGATCTATCAGCCCGAATGGACCAGTTTTAATCCGGTTCTGTTTATCTTGGCGCTTCTGGCTGGATATCTTCTGCATCTGCGCAAATGGTCGATCATGCCCTGTCTTGGAGTGACCGGCGGGCTGGGATGTCTCTGGGGACTGTTGTAG
- a CDS encoding Hsp20 family protein, giving the protein MSRMSAFSSPFLLGFDEVERVLDRVAKGANEGYPPYNIERLDPTESKLLEGNGGSGDVLRITLAVAGFTRDQLDVTLEESQLVIRGRQVDDQSRQYLHRGIAARQFQRSFVLAEGIEILGAELKDGLLSIDLARPEPEKVVRKIAIDVKE; this is encoded by the coding sequence ATGTCTCGAATGTCTGCTTTTTCCAGCCCTTTTCTCCTTGGCTTTGATGAAGTCGAGCGTGTGCTTGACCGCGTCGCCAAAGGTGCCAATGAGGGCTACCCTCCGTATAATATTGAAAGACTGGACCCCACCGAGAGCAAACTGCTCGAGGGAAATGGCGGTAGTGGCGATGTCTTGCGCATTACCCTAGCCGTGGCCGGTTTCACCCGCGATCAGCTTGATGTGACATTGGAAGAAAGCCAGCTTGTCATTCGCGGTCGTCAGGTGGATGATCAGAGCCGCCAGTATCTTCACCGTGGTATCGCTGCCAGACAGTTCCAGCGCTCTTTCGTACTGGCTGAAGGCATAGAAATTCTTGGCGCCGAACTGAAAGATGGCCTGTTGTCCATCGATCTGGCTCGGCCGGAACCTGAGAAAGTCGTCCGCAAGATTGCAATTGACGTAAAAGAATAA